DNA sequence from the Chiloscyllium punctatum isolate Juve2018m chromosome 47, sChiPun1.3, whole genome shotgun sequence genome:
ctcacacagactcacacaatgactcgctcacactcacacagactcacactcacacaggcacactgactcaatcacacagacacacacactcacacacactgactcacacacacactgactcacacacagacacatgtgcacacactgattcactcacacacactgactcactcacactcacacaggcacacacacactgactcactcacacaaacacacgcacacatactgacactcacacagacacacacacacactgactcacacagacacgcacactgactcactcacactcacagacacatactgactcactcacactcacacagactcatttacactcacacacacacacagacacaaaccccACATACAAATTCACCCACAAACTGACAGACAGACTGACACAAAACCGCGCACACACGCAGACAAAAATTCAAACACACAAATGCATACTGACCCACCCAGAAACCCTCAACACACCCACAGATCTACACTCTCACAAATAAACACATCCACTCACATGACAGacctgcacacactcacatgtacacacagacccacacagacacacatccagacataacacacacacatccatacgCACACACGTACTCAAACATACACATAAaaaacacacacgctcactcatacacttgcacacacagacctacacactcacacccattcaaacacacactcacagacagatcaacacagatatacacacacacccacacagacttggacaccctacactcacacacccacacacacgccacacacacacccacacacacacagacgcacacacccacacaaacccacacagataaATGGTGTAACAGTAACCATGGAGCACGTTGCTATGACGTCGAGACCCCAGTGACACTGAGGTGAGAAGGAGGACGaacgtgggggtgggggggggtggcgaAGGGACATCGAGAATGGGAGCCGGGAGAAAAACATTAAAAATGACACAGTAAACGGGAGAAAGGTTTCCAGGAATTTATTCCGTTGCCAGGACAATCAGGGAGATGACAACATTGGGAACCGAGAAGCAGGAAGTGGGCGAGAAGCAGCTAGGCCGTAGTAGGCCGAACTGGGCCTAACTTCGAGGGCCCACTGCACTCTCCACGGGGGAATCGCTCCACCCGGACTCACTGCTTCCCGTTCCCGTTGATGGGAAGCTTCTTGTGGGCGTCGGATTCCAGGTAAGCCTTGAGTTTAGGCCTGGCGATCACCCGGTCATAGTAGGCCTTGAGTACGGGAGTACACTTCAGACAACCGGGAGAGAGCACCTCGAGGTTAGACAGAATATCGACCAGGTTGTAGTCAGCAAAAGAGATctacaccgagagagagagagacggaaggtACAGAGTTAGACAcagcatcaaacactcccaggacagggacggcacggggttagatacagagtaaagctccctctacactgtcccccatcaaacactcccagggacagggacagcacagggttagatacagagtaaagctccctctacactgtcccccatcaaacactcccaggacagggacagcacggggttagatacagagtaaagctctctctacactgtcccccatcaaacactcccagggacagggacagcacggggttagatacagagtaaagctcactctacactgtccccccatcaaacactcccagggacagggacagcacggggttagatacagagtaaacctccctctacactgtccccccatcaaacacctccaggacagggacagcacggggttagatacagagtaaagctccctctacactgtcccccatcaaacactcccaggacagagacagcacggggttagatacagagtaaagctccctctacactgtcccccccatcccagggacagggacagcacggggttagatacagagtaaagctctctctacactgtccccccatcaaaccctcccagggacagggacagcacggggttagatacagagtaaagctctctctacactgtcctcccatcaaaccctcccagggacagggacagcacggggttagatacagagtaaagctctctctacactgtccccccatcaaaccctcccagggacagggacagcacggggttagatacagagtaaagctcactctacactgtcccccatcaaacactcccagggacagggacagcccgGGGTTAGATCCTGCTTCAGCTGAATGTTTTATTTTGAGATTCAGACCTGGTTGCCGACGAGGAAGTCCTTCCCTCCATTATTGTCCTTCAGAATATTCTCGAAGGGTTTCAGTTCCGTTGGGAGATTCTGGATGAAAGAGTCTTTGCCGGTTTCCTGAGACAGAGGGACAAGGAAGAATGTTACATCTGTCCTTCAAAACTACACggatcagcgctgagggagggccgcactgtcggaggatcagtactgagggagggccgcactgtcggaggatcagtgctgagggagggccgcactgttggagggtcagtactgagggagggccgcactgtcggagggtcagtgctgagggagggccgcactgtcggagggtcagtgctgagggagggccgcactgtcggacggtcagtgctgagggagggccgcactgtgggagggtcagggctgagggagggccgcactgtgggagggtcagggctgagggagggccgcactgtgggagggtcagggctgagggagggccgcactgtcggagggtcagtgctgagggagggccgcactgtcggagggtcagtgctgagggaggggccgcactgtcggagggtcagtgctgagggagcgccttcacgttctccctctcttcctccttgtTCAATCTTCTTTAtctcccatcccccatctctctctccctggcttCGGGCCTTGGATTCTTTGCTCACTCCTCCCTTCAGGCCTCACCCCATTGAGCTGCTCAGACCAAGCCTGGGAGTCCTCAGCTTCTGAACCGGATGCTCTCtgcggggaaccccttgaccccACAGGCCAATTGACTCGgccctcctgcagtcaggaccGGGGGTGTTTATTTCTGCAGCATCTATGTCCCTTCAGGGTGAGCTGATAGCCTGCGCTTAGCATGAGGCCTAGTCAAAAAAggcttatggcatgcttgcctcaCTAAGTGTAAGGATAGGTAAGTTATGCTGCAGGAATTTTAGTTAGAGTCAAActatgtggcgctggaaaagcacagcaggtcaggcagcgtccgaggagcaggagagtcaacgtttcgggcaaaagccccttatcactgtccatcttcctccccATCCATCTGCTCTCTGACTCATCACCTTCACCCACCACCTCCATCGACCTTCCCCGccaacctccctcccccccccgccgattcccacacccctcccatttatctctcagcatcccccccctccccacccccaaaacCTTGGGCCATCCCTCAtccctgatgaagtgcttatgcctcaAAAGTCGAATTCCCCTGTCCCtcggatgctgcgcttttccagcaccacactcgcccctctgacctccagcatctgcagtcctccctttctcgaGGACAGTGCCGCGGAGAGTTCTGACCACCACACGACCAGAAGGGTGTGGGTGCTttcgagaggggacagagaatccctccagtgtggaaacaggcccttcagcccgaccagtccacactgacccgccgaagagtaacccaccctgacccattcccccctACACGATTATCCTACATTTCCCCCTCACTAATCccccctcacctacacatccctgaacactatgggacaatttagcacggccaatccaccctaacctacacatccctgaacactatgggacaatttagcacggccaatccaccctaacctacacacccctgaacactgtgggacaatttagcacggccaatccaccctaacctacacaccctgaacgctgtgggacaatttagcacggccaatccaccctaacctacacatccctgaacactgtgggacaatttagcacggccaatccaccctaacctacacaccctgaacgctgtgggacaatttagcacggccaatccaccctaacctacacacccctgaacactgtgggacaatttagcacggccaatccaccctaacctacacacccctgaacactatgggacaatttagcacggccaatccaccctaacctacacatccctgaacactgtgggacaatttagcacggccaatccaccctaacctacacatccctgaacactatgggacaatttagcacggccaatccaccctaacctacacatccctgaacactatgggacaatttagcacggccaatccaccctaacctgca
Encoded proteins:
- the LOC140468567 gene encoding glutathione S-transferase P-like, producing MANDGVEDLRVKYATLIYKEYETGKDSFIQNLPTELKPFENILKDNNGGKDFLVGNQISFADYNLVDILSNLEVLSPGCLKCTPVLKAYYDRVIARPKLKAYLESDAHKKLPINGNGKQ